The Flavobacterium sp. 123 genome contains a region encoding:
- the dnaG gene encoding DNA primase, with protein sequence MISKATIDTVFETARVEEVIGDFVQLKRAGSNFKGLSPFSDERSPSFMVSPVKQIWKDFSSGKGGNSVAFLMEHEHFTYPEAIRYLAKKYNIEIEETEQTDEEKAITDVRESMYLVSEFAKTYFQNVLLNTEEGKAIGYSYFKERSFTNETIKKFGLGYSPETWDAFTKEALGKGYKLEFLESTGLTIPREDRPFDRFKGRVMFPIQSMSGRVLGFGGRILTNDKKAAKYLNSPESDIYHKSKVLYGIFQAKQSIAKQNNCYLVEGYTDVIQFNQSGIENVVASSGTALTPDQIRLINRLTKNITVLFDGDAAGLRASIRGIDLILEEGMNVKVCTFPDGEDPDSFARKTSYDDLVAYLENNTKDFIQFKASLLMNEAKNDPIKKADLIRDMVLSISKIPDRIQREIYIQECSRIMDISEQVLVSTLAQLVKKDVAEIDKKQKQEQKAFEVVKNENPVQTQKVDVLYRLERKIIEILLLYGNKTEEFEDVLLKTNEDGEIEHVIEKKEYKVYQRIYLSLQEDEVELANPLFRDIFNDLINYYLQNGDFGVEQYLMHLSVDFAQEVTDILMEDERVTLHNWEGQNIFPKAKSETISQYVSETILTLRWFLVDKIIEELKSSISTEPDSDNTEPLSMAMDYYKLINSFSKKLGRVMSRYH encoded by the coding sequence ATGATTTCAAAAGCGACCATAGATACTGTTTTCGAAACTGCTCGAGTGGAGGAAGTTATTGGAGATTTCGTGCAATTAAAGCGTGCGGGAAGTAATTTCAAAGGACTGAGTCCGTTTTCTGATGAACGATCTCCATCGTTTATGGTTTCGCCTGTGAAACAAATATGGAAAGATTTTAGTTCCGGAAAAGGCGGAAACTCAGTAGCTTTTCTTATGGAGCATGAGCATTTCACGTATCCTGAAGCAATTCGATATTTGGCCAAAAAATACAATATTGAAATTGAAGAAACAGAACAAACGGATGAAGAAAAAGCCATTACGGATGTTCGTGAAAGTATGTACTTGGTTTCAGAATTTGCGAAAACCTATTTTCAAAATGTACTATTAAATACAGAAGAAGGCAAAGCCATAGGTTATTCCTATTTTAAAGAAAGAAGTTTTACCAATGAAACTATTAAAAAATTCGGCTTAGGATATTCTCCAGAAACTTGGGACGCTTTTACTAAAGAAGCGCTCGGTAAAGGATATAAGTTAGAGTTTTTAGAAAGTACGGGGCTTACAATTCCGAGAGAAGATCGGCCATTTGACCGCTTCAAAGGAAGGGTTATGTTTCCTATACAAAGTATGTCCGGGCGAGTACTTGGTTTTGGAGGTCGAATTTTGACCAATGATAAAAAAGCAGCTAAATACCTGAACTCACCAGAAAGTGATATTTACCATAAAAGCAAAGTCCTTTATGGAATTTTTCAAGCCAAACAATCCATAGCTAAACAAAATAATTGCTACTTAGTTGAAGGATATACGGATGTTATTCAATTCAATCAATCTGGAATTGAGAATGTTGTTGCCTCATCAGGAACTGCTTTAACTCCAGATCAAATCCGATTAATAAACAGATTAACAAAAAACATTACGGTGCTTTTTGATGGAGATGCTGCCGGATTACGTGCTTCTATTCGTGGGATAGATTTGATTCTTGAAGAAGGTATGAATGTAAAAGTGTGTACTTTCCCTGATGGAGAAGATCCGGATAGCTTTGCCAGAAAAACATCCTATGATGATTTAGTAGCTTATCTAGAGAATAATACTAAAGATTTTATTCAATTCAAGGCATCGCTTTTGATGAATGAAGCAAAGAATGATCCGATTAAAAAAGCAGATTTGATTCGGGATATGGTGCTTAGTATTTCAAAAATTCCAGATAGAATTCAGCGAGAAATATACATTCAGGAATGTTCCAGAATCATGGATATTTCTGAACAAGTCCTTGTTAGTACTCTTGCGCAGTTAGTCAAAAAAGATGTTGCCGAAATTGATAAGAAGCAAAAACAAGAACAAAAAGCATTTGAAGTAGTCAAAAATGAAAACCCAGTTCAAACACAAAAAGTTGATGTACTGTATCGTTTGGAACGAAAAATAATTGAAATTCTTTTGTTGTATGGAAATAAAACGGAAGAATTTGAAGATGTGCTTTTAAAAACAAATGAAGACGGAGAGATTGAGCATGTAATTGAAAAGAAAGAATATAAAGTATATCAAAGAATTTATTTGAGCTTACAAGAAGACGAAGTGGAGCTTGCTAATCCTTTATTCAGAGATATTTTTAATGACCTTATTAATTATTATCTCCAAAATGGAGACTTTGGTGTTGAACAATATTTGATGCATTTATCTGTTGATTTTGCTCAGGAAGTAACAGATATTTTAATGGAAGATGAACGAGTTACTTTGCATAATTGGGAAGGGCAAAACATTTTTCCTAAAGCTAAAAGTGAAACAATCAGTCAATATGTTTCCGAAACGATTCTTACTTTAAGATGGTTTTTAGTAGATAAAATCATTGAGGAATTAAAAAGCTCTATATCAACTGAACCAGATTCAGATAATACAGAGCCTTTGTCTATGGCGATGGACTACTACAAACTTATTAATTCTTTTTCTAAAAAATTAGGAAGAGTAATGTCACGATACCATTAA
- the rsmH gene encoding 16S rRNA (cytosine(1402)-N(4))-methyltransferase RsmH codes for MTTKMEYHNPVLLQESVDGLNIKPDGVYVDVTFGGGGHSKEILKRLGPDGKLFAFDQDEDALANALEDERFTLINENFRFIKRFLRFYGVKGVDGILADLGVSSHQFDVAERGFSTRFDAELDMRMSQKNDLNAYRVVNEYDDANLRRVFLDYGELKNAPALSRTIIEAREEQPIKTTDELKEVLARYLPERVRNKILAQIYQAIRIEVNQEMDVLKEFLEQSLEILNPGGRLSVISYHSLEDRLVKRFIKNGMFEGEPERDFFGNFSVPFKTVGKLIVPNNEEIKLNNRARSAKLRIAEKI; via the coding sequence ATGACGACGAAAATGGAATATCATAATCCGGTTTTACTTCAGGAGTCTGTAGATGGTTTAAATATTAAACCTGATGGGGTGTATGTTGATGTGACTTTTGGAGGAGGAGGACACTCTAAAGAAATTTTGAAAAGGCTTGGTCCTGATGGTAAATTATTTGCTTTTGATCAGGATGAAGATGCTTTGGCGAATGCTTTGGAAGACGAAAGATTTACACTTATAAATGAAAATTTCAGATTTATAAAACGTTTTTTACGTTTTTATGGAGTTAAAGGTGTGGATGGAATTTTAGCAGATTTAGGAGTTTCTTCGCATCAGTTTGATGTGGCTGAAAGAGGGTTTTCTACTCGATTTGATGCAGAATTAGACATGCGTATGAGTCAGAAAAACGATCTAAACGCCTACAGAGTTGTTAATGAATATGATGATGCAAATCTAAGAAGAGTGTTTTTAGATTATGGCGAATTGAAAAATGCTCCTGCTTTGTCCAGAACAATTATAGAAGCCAGAGAAGAACAGCCAATCAAGACAACAGATGAATTAAAAGAGGTTTTGGCGAGATATTTACCGGAAAGAGTTAGGAATAAAATATTGGCTCAAATTTATCAGGCGATTCGAATTGAAGTAAATCAAGAAATGGATGTTTTGAAAGAGTTTTTGGAACAATCATTGGAAATATTGAATCCAGGAGGAAGATTGAGCGTTATCTCTTATCACTCATTAGAAGATAGATTGGTAAAGAGATTTATCAAAAATGGCATGTTTGAAGGAGAGCCTGAACGAGATTTTTTCGGAAATTTTTCTGTTCCGTTTAAAACAGTAGGAAAACTTATAGTTCCTAATAATGAGGAAATTAAGTTAAATAATAGAGCGCGAAGTGCAAAATTAAGGATAGCTGAAAAGATATAA
- the gldB gene encoding gliding motility lipoprotein GldB, protein MKIYLFSVAFCLFFLSCDKKNKVEKAVTAIPVEIKIVRFDKIFFETPAQDLPKVKKEFPFFFPAGNDDSVWLNKMQDPIWRELYTEVQKKYADINPVKNELTTLFKHIKYYFPKTKTPKVITVISEMDYNNKVIYADSLVIVSLELYLGKNHKFYQFPKYIKQNFEQKQIMPDLVSSFSTREISPIIDKSLLSQMIYHGKQLYLKDLLLPDYTDAEKMGYTEDQIKWCQENEGYMWRYFLEKEMLYSDDQKLIPRFVNPAPFSKFYLEIDNESPGQVGAWVGWQMVRSFMKNNDIPLSDMLKMNAKELFEKSKYKPKK, encoded by the coding sequence ATGAAAATATATCTGTTTTCTGTAGCCTTTTGTTTATTTTTTTTATCCTGCGATAAGAAGAATAAAGTCGAGAAAGCCGTTACAGCAATTCCTGTAGAAATAAAAATTGTACGCTTTGACAAAATATTTTTTGAGACTCCAGCTCAGGATTTGCCAAAAGTTAAAAAAGAGTTTCCATTTTTTTTTCCTGCTGGAAATGATGATAGTGTTTGGTTAAATAAAATGCAAGATCCTATTTGGAGGGAATTGTATACGGAAGTTCAAAAAAAGTATGCAGATATTAATCCTGTAAAAAACGAGCTTACCACTCTTTTTAAACATATAAAATATTATTTTCCCAAAACAAAAACGCCAAAAGTTATCACGGTAATTTCAGAAATGGATTATAACAATAAAGTTATTTATGCGGATAGCTTAGTTATTGTTTCGCTTGAATTGTATCTAGGAAAGAATCATAAATTTTATCAGTTTCCAAAATACATAAAACAAAATTTTGAGCAGAAACAAATCATGCCTGATTTAGTGAGTAGCTTTTCTACTAGAGAAATTTCCCCTATAATTGATAAGTCCTTGCTTAGTCAGATGATTTATCACGGAAAGCAATTGTATCTGAAAGATTTGCTTTTGCCAGATTATACAGATGCAGAAAAAATGGGTTATACTGAAGATCAAATAAAGTGGTGTCAAGAAAATGAGGGTTATATGTGGCGTTATTTTTTAGAAAAAGAAATGCTTTATAGTGACGATCAAAAATTAATACCTCGATTTGTAAATCCTGCCCCTTTTTCTAAATTCTATTTGGAAATTGATAATGAATCGCCAGGTCAAGTTGGAGCATGGGTAGGATGGCAAATGGTTCGTTCTTTTATGAAAAACAACGATATTCCTTTGTCAGATATGTTAAAAATGAATGCTAAAGAATTGTTTGAAAAATCAAAATATAAACCAAAAAAATAA
- the nadE gene encoding NAD(+) synthase, giving the protein MTKKSTLQVEKVNTHIVNWLKTYAENAKVNGFVVGISGGVDSAVTSTLCAQTGLKVLCVEMPIHQAHSHVTRGREHIEQLKKRFPNVTHIETDLTSVFEDFKKNVPDSTDTCRLHLSLANTRARLRMTTLYYHAGINGLLVAGTGNKVEDFGVGFYTKYGDGGVDLSPIADLMKSEVFLLGDYLKIPNSILTAAPTDGLFGDERTDEDQLGASYDELEWAMTEAEEGKSANDFSGRKKEVFEIYRRLNTVNQHKMNAIPVCLIPNPLK; this is encoded by the coding sequence ATGACTAAAAAAAGTACTCTTCAAGTAGAAAAAGTGAACACCCATATTGTTAATTGGTTAAAAACATATGCAGAAAACGCTAAAGTAAATGGATTTGTTGTAGGGATTTCAGGAGGAGTGGATTCAGCAGTAACTTCAACTTTATGTGCGCAAACTGGATTAAAAGTTTTATGTGTTGAAATGCCAATCCATCAAGCTCATAGTCATGTTACTCGAGGACGTGAACATATTGAGCAATTAAAAAAAAGATTTCCTAATGTAACTCATATTGAAACCGATTTAACTTCGGTATTTGAAGATTTTAAGAAAAACGTTCCTGATTCAACCGATACTTGCAGACTTCATTTATCATTAGCAAATACAAGAGCACGTTTACGAATGACTACCTTATATTATCATGCTGGAATTAATGGTTTACTTGTTGCCGGAACAGGTAATAAAGTAGAGGATTTTGGAGTAGGCTTTTATACAAAATATGGAGATGGCGGGGTTGATTTAAGCCCAATTGCAGATTTAATGAAATCTGAAGTTTTTCTTTTAGGAGACTATCTGAAAATCCCAAATTCAATTTTAACAGCCGCACCAACAGATGGATTATTTGGTGATGAAAGAACAGATGAAGATCAACTAGGCGCTAGTTATGACGAATTAGAATGGGCCATGACGGAAGCTGAAGAAGGAAAATCAGCAAATGATTTTTCTGGAAGAAAAAAAGAGGTTTTTGAAATCTATAGAAGGTTAAATACTGTAAACCAGCACAAAATGAATGCTATTCCGGTTTGTTTAATTCCAAATCCGTTAAAGTAA
- the gldC gene encoding gliding motility protein GldC, whose amino-acid sequence MSDKNTSEIKFLVALDENRVPEKLMWSAQDGGVEQEEAKAIMLSIWDSKVKETMRIDLWTKDMPVDEMKIFFHQTLVAMSDTFKRATNDEKMADTMKDFCDYFAEKLELQK is encoded by the coding sequence ATGTCAGATAAAAATACATCAGAAATTAAATTTTTAGTCGCGTTAGACGAAAATCGTGTTCCAGAAAAATTAATGTGGTCCGCACAAGATGGTGGCGTGGAACAAGAAGAGGCAAAAGCAATTATGCTGTCTATTTGGGATAGTAAAGTGAAAGAAACAATGCGTATCGATTTGTGGACAAAAGATATGCCAGTTGACGAAATGAAAATTTTCTTTCATCAAACATTAGTGGCTATGTCTGATACCTTTAAGCGCGCTACTAATGACGAGAAAATGGCCGATACTATGAAAGATTTCTGTGATTATTTTGCGGAAAAATTAGAACTTCAAAAATAA
- the yihA gene encoding ribosome biogenesis GTP-binding protein YihA/YsxC, which translates to MKINTAEFIISNSQVDKCPKDFLPEYAFIGRSNVGKSSLINMLTNNKNLAKTSGRPGKTQLINHFLINNNWFLVDLPGYGYAKVSKKTKSIFQQFITDYFETREQLVCAFVLIDIRHEAQNIDIEFMSYMGESEIPFCIIFTKADKISKVKIDSHIAAYKKKMFANNWAEMPHYFVTSATESTGKEDVLNYIDEVNQEVFKNNSQF; encoded by the coding sequence ATGAAAATTAATACTGCCGAATTCATTATAAGCAATTCACAAGTTGACAAATGTCCTAAAGACTTTTTGCCAGAATATGCTTTTATAGGCAGATCAAATGTTGGAAAGTCTTCGTTAATAAATATGTTGACTAACAATAAAAACCTAGCCAAAACTTCTGGAAGACCAGGAAAAACTCAGCTTATAAATCACTTTTTGATTAATAACAATTGGTTTTTAGTAGATTTACCTGGTTACGGTTATGCAAAAGTATCTAAGAAAACAAAATCAATATTTCAACAGTTTATAACGGATTATTTTGAAACAAGAGAACAATTAGTTTGTGCTTTTGTATTAATTGACATTCGTCATGAGGCTCAAAATATCGATATTGAATTCATGTCTTACATGGGAGAAAGCGAAATCCCATTTTGTATTATTTTTACTAAAGCTGACAAAATAAGTAAAGTTAAAATCGATTCTCATATTGCTGCTTACAAAAAGAAAATGTTTGCAAACAATTGGGCTGAGATGCCACATTACTTTGTAACTTCAGCAACTGAATCAACTGGAAAAGAAGATGTTTTAAACTATATTGACGAAGTAAATCAAGAAGTTTTCAAAAACAATAGTCAGTTTTAG
- the mraZ gene encoding division/cell wall cluster transcriptional repressor MraZ, protein MNTIVGTYECKVDAKGRLLLPSPLKKQLASSLQSGFVLKRSVFQPCLELYPMEEWDLMMQKINKLNRFVKKNNDFIRRFTAGVKMVEIDALGRLLVAKDLVSFASITKDVVFSSAVTIVEIWDKDLYEKSISGDDVDFADLAEEVMGNINDDENGIS, encoded by the coding sequence TTGAATACAATAGTTGGAACATATGAATGTAAAGTTGATGCTAAAGGTAGGCTCTTGTTGCCGTCACCTTTAAAAAAGCAATTGGCTTCGTCTCTTCAAAGCGGATTTGTTTTGAAGCGTTCCGTATTTCAACCTTGTTTAGAATTGTATCCAATGGAAGAGTGGGATTTGATGATGCAAAAAATCAATAAGCTGAATCGATTTGTTAAAAAGAACAATGATTTTATCCGAAGATTTACTGCTGGCGTGAAGATGGTTGAAATAGATGCTTTAGGTAGATTGTTAGTTGCGAAGGACTTGGTTTCTTTTGCAAGCATTACTAAAGATGTAGTTTTTTCTTCTGCGGTTACTATTGTTGAGATTTGGGATAAAGACTTGTATGAGAAATCTATAAGCGGTGATGATGTTGATTTTGCAGATTTGGCTGAGGAAGTAATGGGAAATATAAATGACGACGAAAATGGAATATCATAA
- a CDS encoding alpha/beta fold hydrolase: MEKHYKKEGRYSFYEAGEGTPIVILHGLMGGLSNFDAVAAHFSNKGYKIIIPDLPIYTQSILKTNVKSFAKYVKDFITFKGLDRVILLGNSLGGHIALYHTKMYPEKVAGLVITGSSGLYESAMGDSYPKRGDYEYIKKKAEDVFYDPKVATPELIDEVYATVNDRIKLIKTLTIAKSAIRHNMAKDLPKMHVQTCIIWGKNDKVTPPDVAVEFNKLLPNSTLYWIDKCGHAAMMEHPEEFNRLLEDWLTKTHLQVSSEKE; this comes from the coding sequence ATGGAAAAACACTATAAAAAAGAAGGTAGATACAGTTTTTATGAAGCTGGAGAAGGTACGCCAATTGTAATCTTGCATGGTTTAATGGGAGGTCTAAGTAATTTTGACGCAGTAGCAGCTCATTTTTCAAACAAAGGATACAAAATCATCATTCCAGATTTACCTATTTACACGCAAAGCATTTTAAAAACAAATGTTAAGAGTTTTGCAAAATATGTAAAGGATTTTATAACATTCAAAGGATTAGACCGAGTTATACTTCTTGGAAATTCATTAGGAGGCCATATTGCTTTATACCATACTAAAATGTATCCTGAAAAGGTAGCTGGACTTGTAATTACTGGAAGTTCTGGATTGTACGAAAGCGCCATGGGCGACAGCTATCCAAAAAGAGGAGATTATGAATATATCAAGAAAAAAGCCGAAGATGTATTTTACGACCCAAAAGTAGCAACACCTGAACTTATTGACGAGGTTTACGCAACGGTTAATGACAGAATAAAATTAATAAAAACATTAACTATTGCAAAGAGTGCTATTCGCCATAATATGGCAAAGGACTTGCCAAAAATGCATGTTCAAACCTGTATTATTTGGGGTAAAAACGACAAGGTTACTCCGCCCGATGTAGCAGTAGAATTTAATAAATTATTACCTAACTCTACTTTGTATTGGATAGACAAATGTGGACACGCTGCCATGATGGAGCATCCAGAAGAATTCAACCGTCTGTTAGAGGATTGGTTGACAAAAACACATTTACAAGTTAGTTCTGAAAAAGAATAA
- a CDS encoding response regulator transcription factor — MIKVCIADNYPVVHFGVKSYFKDHADISIVANVGNFLMVRDILLTKEIDVLILDLELEGLASIFEVKAVLKNFPKTKIIIFSGLSEQIYAPNAIKAGVSGFVHKTEKLETLGQSIIKVHQGKIIMNETVKKNLALIAKQSKSERLYRKLSNREVEVLRYLSDGKKNHEIAEILNLNEKTISTYKLRLLTKLNVTNLVDLVNKAKTLEIV, encoded by the coding sequence ATGATTAAAGTATGTATAGCTGATAATTATCCCGTTGTGCATTTTGGAGTAAAATCTTACTTTAAAGATCATGCCGACATATCAATAGTTGCCAACGTAGGTAACTTTCTGATGGTTAGGGACATACTACTTACCAAAGAAATTGATGTTTTAATCTTAGATTTAGAATTAGAAGGTCTTGCAAGTATTTTTGAAGTTAAAGCTGTCTTGAAAAACTTTCCAAAAACTAAAATTATTATCTTCAGTGGTCTTTCTGAACAAATTTACGCTCCAAATGCCATAAAAGCAGGTGTTTCAGGTTTTGTCCATAAAACAGAAAAACTAGAAACTTTAGGCCAGTCCATTATTAAAGTACACCAAGGTAAAATAATAATGAATGAAACAGTTAAGAAAAACTTGGCATTAATTGCGAAACAAAGCAAAAGCGAACGATTATATAGAAAACTTTCTAATCGTGAAGTTGAAGTTTTACGTTATTTAAGTGATGGTAAAAAGAACCACGAAATTGCCGAAATCTTAAATCTTAATGAAAAAACAATTAGTACTTACAAATTAAGATTACTAACAAAATTGAATGTTACAAACCTTGTTGATTTAGTTAACAAAGCAAAAACATTAGAAATCGTTTAA
- a CDS encoding penicillin-binding protein, protein MAVEDKYISYRIYLVAFAIFLMAIAIAVKLTNIQWVEGDYYRKLAKERTVKNFVIPANKGNIYSADGSLLATSIPNYEIRFDAVAPKSEVFQKNVKSLSDSLAYVLGKPSGFFQTELRRARANKNRYYLVARNLSYTNYMKIKGFPLFNLGAYKGGIIVEQETVRENPIGKIAERTIGYERVNPDGTPDGKGIEWAYRKYLNGKDGKIMKQKIAKGQWKPIRDVNEIDPQDGYDVISTIDVFIQDIAHHALLKQLEDYQADHGCVVVMETKTGQIKAISNLGKAKDGSYYETTNYAYAESHEPGSTFKLVDLMTILEDKVADTSTVYDSKGGVIKYSGKSVRDSHDGGYGKISLARGFEVSSNTVMVQAVYNNYKNNPSKFVNHVNSYGLNKKLGMEFKGEGKPFIPQPSDPHWSNISLPWMAFGYGVSVTPLQTLTFYNSVANNGVMVKPQLVSEIKKWNTTIKKFEPQVINPKVCSQATILKLKAVLANVVKKGTGAKLYSKDFPMAGKTGTAQVNYSKNGGSEKYYASSFVGYFPADHPKYSCIVVVHKPSTVNNNYYGADVAGPVFKRIAQKIFTDAPSTNEIKNLDKKILKQETDYNSYFVKSQKKTQSIPNVKGMSGMDAIALLENLGMKVKAIGVGKVKKQSLQAGQSLVKNTTILLELS, encoded by the coding sequence ATGGCAGTAGAAGATAAATACATATCGTACCGAATTTATCTGGTTGCTTTTGCTATCTTTTTGATGGCTATTGCAATTGCTGTAAAGTTGACCAATATTCAATGGGTTGAAGGGGATTATTACAGAAAATTAGCCAAAGAAAGAACGGTTAAGAATTTTGTAATTCCAGCTAATAAAGGCAATATTTATTCAGCTGACGGAAGTCTTTTAGCCACATCAATTCCTAATTACGAAATACGTTTTGATGCCGTTGCGCCAAAATCTGAAGTATTTCAAAAAAATGTAAAATCATTATCGGATTCATTGGCTTATGTTTTGGGAAAACCATCTGGTTTTTTTCAGACGGAACTCAGAAGAGCCAGAGCTAATAAAAACAGATATTATTTAGTAGCAAGAAATTTAAGTTATACTAATTATATGAAAATTAAAGGCTTTCCATTATTTAATTTGGGAGCTTATAAAGGTGGAATTATTGTAGAGCAAGAAACAGTTAGAGAAAATCCGATTGGAAAAATTGCAGAAAGAACCATTGGTTATGAAAGGGTTAATCCTGATGGAACACCTGATGGAAAAGGGATTGAATGGGCTTATCGTAAATACCTAAATGGTAAAGACGGTAAAATAATGAAGCAAAAAATTGCGAAAGGCCAATGGAAACCTATTCGTGATGTTAATGAGATTGACCCGCAAGATGGGTATGATGTAATATCTACCATAGATGTTTTTATTCAAGATATTGCACATCACGCTTTGTTAAAACAATTAGAAGATTATCAAGCAGATCATGGTTGTGTTGTAGTTATGGAAACTAAAACAGGGCAAATAAAAGCAATTTCTAATTTAGGCAAAGCCAAAGATGGTTCTTATTACGAAACGACTAACTATGCGTATGCCGAATCTCATGAGCCGGGATCTACATTCAAATTAGTCGATTTGATGACAATTCTTGAAGATAAAGTGGCTGACACAAGTACAGTTTATGATAGTAAAGGTGGAGTAATTAAATATTCAGGAAAATCAGTTAGGGATTCGCATGATGGTGGGTATGGGAAAATTTCCTTAGCAAGAGGTTTTGAAGTTTCATCTAATACGGTTATGGTTCAGGCGGTTTATAATAATTACAAAAACAATCCGTCAAAATTTGTCAATCATGTTAATTCGTATGGATTGAATAAAAAGTTAGGAATGGAATTCAAAGGAGAAGGAAAACCATTTATACCACAACCGAGTGATCCACACTGGTCTAATATTTCACTTCCTTGGATGGCTTTTGGATATGGAGTTTCTGTTACGCCTTTGCAAACACTTACTTTTTATAATTCAGTAGCAAATAATGGAGTGATGGTAAAACCACAATTGGTTTCAGAAATTAAAAAGTGGAATACAACGATCAAGAAATTTGAGCCACAAGTTATAAACCCAAAGGTTTGTTCTCAAGCAACAATTTTAAAACTGAAAGCAGTTTTAGCAAATGTTGTTAAAAAAGGAACAGGTGCAAAATTATATTCTAAAGATTTTCCTATGGCAGGAAAAACAGGAACTGCTCAAGTAAATTATAGTAAGAATGGAGGTTCTGAAAAATATTATGCTTCTTCTTTCGTAGGTTATTTTCCAGCAGATCATCCTAAATATTCTTGTATTGTAGTAGTACATAAGCCAAGTACTGTTAATAATAATTACTATGGAGCAGATGTTGCAGGTCCAGTTTTTAAAAGGATTGCTCAAAAGATTTTTACGGATGCACCTTCAACAAATGAGATTAAAAATTTAGATAAAAAAATACTAAAACAAGAAACGGATTATAACTCCTATTTTGTAAAGTCTCAAAAGAAAACCCAATCAATTCCTAATGTAAAAGGAATGTCTGGTATGGATGCAATCGCATTACTAGAAAACTTAGGGATGAAAGTAAAAGCGATAGGAGTAGGAAAAGTGAAGAAACAATCGCTTCAAGCAGGACAAAGTTTAGTCAAAAACACAACTATATTATTGGAATTATCGTGA
- a CDS encoding FtsL-like putative cell division protein — translation MKNGVYSLLKARFLIDDDAVKNWRFIVFVIVLAIIMIANTQRFEQKVFKIAELTNRVKELRSEFVDRRSELMKLKMESTVANKMLEKQIFPSTVPPVKIKVKKEEEKSFFKKIWQ, via the coding sequence ATGAAAAACGGAGTGTATAGTCTATTAAAAGCTAGGTTTCTGATTGATGATGATGCAGTTAAGAATTGGCGTTTTATTGTATTTGTCATTGTATTGGCAATTATTATGATTGCTAATACGCAACGATTTGAGCAAAAAGTGTTCAAAATAGCAGAATTGACAAATAGAGTTAAAGAATTACGCTCTGAGTTTGTAGATAGAAGATCGGAATTAATGAAGCTTAAAATGGAGTCAACTGTGGCTAATAAAATGCTTGAAAAACAAATTTTTCCGTCAACAGTTCCTCCAGTAAAAATAAAAGTAAAAAAAGAAGAAGAGAAAAGCTTTTTCAAGAAAATATGGCAGTAG